A part of Rhopalosiphum maidis isolate BTI-1 chromosome 3, ASM367621v3, whole genome shotgun sequence genomic DNA contains:
- the LOC113558060 gene encoding LOW QUALITY PROTEIN: uncharacterized protein LOC113558060 (The sequence of the model RefSeq protein was modified relative to this genomic sequence to represent the inferred CDS: substituted 1 base at 1 genomic stop codon) has protein sequence MFKCEQCSSVFTTKHNLKTHQKKHEGLRFSCTFCPSTFSYKTGLNKHKKNFHGVVNVPVNRQPAQPIATPNVRQSVIHYAPPAESIQIAPQIFVPDISASGSNTSTDIRISDDDICMLAMDEYENEEEVNADSYTTTGSNGKRVSSANTNSAVRAKKARMDMVQSSGFLEISSSANRKIVWHYAKNINNVQIYSKFLQSLKPELIKILKNSIQKHAIKFNFKLEATYNRPNVLNTSENRAFKTTAIEMFHDSYIAEIIERAYLKLLNEKDEYSGRGSGFTLESIDGLXLAVYKYSPMSGSSYIKLPVCIEWKRGTINPQNADQKCFMYAILARHVTGSTVCRIEGNNYKQHEDKYNFKDITFPTPLSDISKFERNNLNVSVNVYGIEKKFQPPKKYPTYEVYPLRVVEEEKTNHFDLLLITDGDNSHYVYISNFSRLIRSQKTRHNGRAVFCKRCFTNFDNQNLKFKMYGQTALDQHKLVCGMHKPILPDMPKEGDCIEFKLRKNTVRHPFVIYADFESLLVKTGESMGKNTTIIHKHEALSYGFLVKVSDNVPVELLEEYEIPTGSVLYRGDDDHKDVAKHFIEAIVGVSRKIENLLKTNIPLTMTKNQEKTHQACTECNLCKCSLAGGDKVMDHDHLTGKFRQTLCSKCNLELQQPKFVPIFFHNLSNYDSHFIITELGYDTESISVIPNSEEKFISFSKYISSTFTVRFIDTFRFMASSLSSLAKNLITPDLNNFRETSKHFVIEDMPLVTQKGVYPYEYTDSWDKLNDKVLPRKRDFYSTLTESGIKESEFEHAKEVWDHFRCNTLGEYSYLYLKIDVLLLADIFENFRDLCMSTYNLDAAHYFTAPGLSFDAMLKFTKQKLALLSDYNMLLMYSWRIGAGVYAVREGEQYEDTGL, from the exons atgtttaaatgCGAACAATGTTCATCGGTTTTCACCACGaaacataatttgaaaaccCATCAGAAAAAACATGAAGGTCTGCGGTTCTCGTGTACCTTTTGTCCATCgacattttcttataaaaccGGTCTcaacaaacataaaaagaaCTTTCAtg gtGTCGTTAACGTTCCGGTTAATCGTCAGCCTGCTCAACCGATTGCTACACCGAATGTTAGACAGAGCGTTATACACTACGCGCCACCTGCAGAGAGTATCCAGATTGCACCTCAAATTTTCGTTCCCGATATATCGGCTAGTGGTTCGAATACATCGACTGACATTCGTATATCTGATGACGATATTTGTATGTTAGCTATGGATGAATATGAAAATGAAGAAGAAGTTAATGCag attctTATACAACTACGGGGTCTAACGGGAAACGTGTTTCATCTGCTAATACCAACTCAGCCGTTAGAGCGAAAAAAGCACGTATGGATATGGTACAGTCCTCTGGATTCCTCGAGATTTCATCGTCTGCAAACCGAAAAATCGTATGGCATTACgccaaaaatatcaataatgttcaaatttattcaaaGTTCCTCCAATCGCTTAAACcagaactaataaaaatattaaaaaatagtattcaaaaacacgccattaaatttaattttaaactcgaGGCAACCTATAACCGACCTAACGTTTTAAACACTTCAGAAAACCGGGCGTTCAAAACAACAGCGATTGAAATGTTTCATGATAGTTATATAGCAGAGATTATAGAGAGagcgtatttaaaattgttaaacgaGAAAGATGAGTACAGTGGGAGAGGAAGTGGATTTACTTTAGAATCAATAGACGGTCTATAATTGGCGGTGTATAAATATTCACCGATGAGTGGATCATCATACATTAAGTTACCGGTATGTATTGAGTGGAAGCGAGGTACCATAAATCCGCAGAATGCAGATCAAAAATGTTTCATGTACGCGATTCTCGCGAGACATGTGACGGGGTCGACAGTATGCCGTATCGAGggtaataattacaaacagcatgaagataaatataatttcaaagatATCACCTTCCCGACACCTCTATCTGATATATCCAAATTCGAGAGAAATAACTTGAACGTGAGCGTAAATGTTTATGGGATCGAAAAAAAGTTTCAACCACCGAAGAAATATCCGACGTATGAAGTGTATCCGTTACGTGTAGTCGAGGAAGAAAAAACCAATCATTTTGATCTCTTATTGATAACAGATGGTGATAACTCTCATTATGTTTACATATCAAATTTTTCCCGTCTCATAAGAAGTCAAAAAACTAGACACAATGGACGTGCAGTGTTTTGTAAGAgatgttttacaaattttgacaatcaaaatttaaaatttaaaatgtatggacAGACTGCGTTGGATCAACATAAATTGGTTTGCGGGATGCACAAACCGATATTACCGGATATGCCGAAAGAGGGGGATTGCATTGAATTTAAGTTGAGGAAAAATACAGTTAGACATCCATTTGTTATATATGCAGATTTTGAGTCGTTGTTAGTGAAGACTGGTGAGAGTATGGggaaaaatacaacaattattcataaacaCGAAGCGTTGAGTTATGGATTTTTGGTAAAAGTGAGTGACAACGTACCAGTGGAACTTTTAGAGGAGTACGAGATACCAACAGGATCGGTATTATACAGAGGAGATGATGATCATAAGGACGTAGCGAAACACTTTATAGAAGCAATAGTTGGAGTGAGTCGTAAAATTGAGAATTTGTTGAAGACAAACATACCTTTAACTATGACTAAAAACCAAGAAAAAACACATCAAGCGTGTACCGAGTGTAATCTATGTAAATGTAGTTTAGCCGGGGGTGATAAAGTTATGGACCACGATCATCTAACAGGAAAATTCAGGCAAACTTTATGCTCTAAGTGTAACTTAGAACTACAACAGCCTAAATTTGTCCCCATATTTTTCCATAACTTATCTAACTACGACTCACACTTTATAATTACCGAACTTGGATATGATACCGAGTCTATATCAGTTATCCCGAACAGTGAGGAaaaatttatatctttttcaaaatatattagtagtaCCTTCACTGTACGGTTTATAGACACATTCAGATTTATGGCATCGAGTCTATCATCTCTGGCTAAAAACTTGATAACACCAGACCTTAATAACTTTCGTGAGACATCTAAACATTTTGTCATCGAAGATATGCCACTCGTAACGCAGAAGGGGGTATACCCGTATGAGTATACTGATAGTTGGGACAAGTTGAACGATAAAGTATTACCACGAAAGAGAGATTTTTATAGTACATTGACCGAGTCGGGAATTAAGGAGTCAGAATTTGAACATGCGAAGGAGGTCTGGGACCACTTTAGATGTAACACGTTGGGTgagtattcatatttatacctGAAAATCGATGTGTTGCTGTTGGcggatatttttgaaaacttccGTGATCTATGTATGTCAACATACAATTTGGATGCAGCACACTATTTCACCGCACCCGGGTTAAGTTTTGATGCTATGTTAAAGTTTACGAAGCAAAAGTTGGCGTTGCTGTCTGATTACAACATGTTATTGAT gtattcgTGGAGGATTGGTGCAGGCGTGTATGCGGTACGCGAAGGCGAACAATATGAAGACACCGGGTTATGA
- the LOC113555909 gene encoding farnesol dehydrogenase-like, whose translation MDKWVGKVAVVTGASSGIGAATCRRLVDSGMIVVGFARRENRLEELRQTLTGKPGEFHYYRVDLCSEQNIREAFGWVKSTLKSVDVLVNNAGVWKNCDVLGNTQDWKLMFDTNVLGPSICSKEAVNIMKELKINGHIININSDIGHYPPTLMANMSVYSATKFSSVSITESLRELLALQMLPIRVTSISPGLVDTEMADDMVDALKLKPSNIADAIVYALATPQYVNVSEILIRPTSETMLPFIKDAFQELNIKL comes from the exons atggATAAATGGGTGGGAAAAGTCGCCGTGGTTACGGGTGCGTCGTCTGGGATCGGAGCAGCTACGTGTAGGCGACTGGTTGACAGCGGGATGATCGTCGTTGGTTTTGCCAGGAGAGAAAACAGGCTAGag GAATTACGACAAACGTTGACTGGTAAACCAGGtgaatttcattattacaGAGTCGATTTGTGTTCGGAACAAAACATCCGAGAAGCTTTCGGTTGGGTAAAAAGTACGTTGAAATCGGTTGACGTATTAGTAAACAACGCTGGAGTTTGGAAAAATTGTGACGTTTTAG GAAATACACAAGACTGGAAACTGATGTTTGACACTAACGTGTTAGGACCGAGCATTTGCAGTAAAGAAGCCGTGAATATCATGAAAGAGTTGAAAATCAatggtcatataataaatataaatag TGATATTGGTCATTATCCACCAACGTTAATGGCCAACATGTCTGTCTATAGTGCAACCAAATTCAGTAGCGTTTCAATAACTGAAAGTTTACGAGAACTTTTAGCCTTACAAATGTTACCAATTAGAGtcact AGTATCAGTCCGGGATTAGTGGATACCGAAATGGCTGATGATATGGTCGATGCACTAAAACTGAAGCCCTCAAACATAGCTGATGCAATCGTATATGCTTTGGCTACTCCGCAATACGTtaac gttTCTGAAATTCTTATTCGACCAACAAGTGAAACAATGTTACCATTTATTAAGGATGCATTtcaagaattaaatattaaattgtaa